A genomic stretch from Phaeodactylum tricornutum CCAP 1055/1 chromosome 22, whole genome shotgun sequence includes:
- a CDS encoding predicted protein, protein MGTTLVAIKYRGGVVVGADSRTSVSGYVSHRFAHKIAPLTDHTVLLRSGSAADTQQIAESARMTFLHRRYRCGIVPTVSQVAHWIRSTVYEESTEGVVSLLVAGFDPESLKSRIFSVSPSGALIEEKTFAVSGSGSTYVLGYLDHHVSGDLSENEAIELCQKAIELAIDRDGSSGGRFNIIVINGLG, encoded by the coding sequence ATGGGAACTACACTGGTGGCAATCAAATACCGTGGCGGCGTCGTTGTTGGTGCGGATTCCCGCACGTCCGTCTCCGGCTATGTCAGCCATCGCTTTGCGCACAAAATTGCACCCCTCACGGACCACACAGTATTACTGCGCTCCGGTAGTGCTGCCGATACGCAGCAAATCGCGGAATCCGCCCGGATGACCTTTTTGCATCGTCGCTATCGGTGCGGTATAGTGCCGACGGTCTCTCAGGTTGCGCATTGGATTCGTTCGACAGTATATGAAGAAAGCACGGAAGGCGTGGTAAGTTTGCTCGTTGCCGGGTTTGACCCGGAATCTCTGAAATCGCGGATCTTTTCAGTCTCCCCGAGTGGTGCTCTAATAGAGGAAAAGACTTTTGCAGTCTCGGGTTCCGGGTCAACGTATGTTTTGGGCTATCTAGATCATCATGTATCGGGCGACTTATCGGAGAATGAAGCGATTGAACTATGCCAAAAGGCTATTGAATTGGCAATTGATCGAGATGGGAGTTCTGGTGGACGCTTTAATATCATTGTTATCAATGGTTTAGGG
- a CDS encoding predicted protein, giving the protein MGKPNKKDKKLRAGEESRDLDLEREESSKVKIDDRFASVLTDERFQLDVQDKYGRRRKQKDKATEELSTFYTVEDGHDKQSFAETEKLANNGSSDDSSASSSAEASEQGELEVDEDPASRIAYLTALSRGEVDVSSSSEGEGERDETDRSLSDSDDESVGGSEDPVLGMAGVLDPSTNIEEEVELTTEVSPFLAVMNMDWMNVRAVDIFAIVSSFTPPGAVKKVQVYPSDFGRERMAQEEKFGPAGLWKKSKTKNTGDNIKDDDDDNETDNLSAEDGGYLTNSEEDGDSVPENIEGTPSMTLHNSGKTDFDPEKLRAYEASRLKYYFAVVEFSSPGYADVAYKEVDGLEFEYSSSALDLRAIPPSSIDDVTKERTIRGKLGELWRKRTDLKAYLASDNSSDEEENEKAGKSSRMRKMLGLDSDDEDSNGTDQNSVSSGSSSEKEGEEKEDSAYIKEALFIPGKSTLEESIRSKLENKEDAVELTPWEKYQEKRKLKKREKRKESREKRKEINEIRKGEKPRKEKSGDSFFMEAKESEGIDNDFLPSQSKGELELLVAGENDVGEDRDYDMRGLQRLEKNKDKKFTGSRKRNEVALAANVTGTEFHVDTSDQRFKAVLDGTDDRFGIDRTDPSFKETPAMREILKEQTLRRKDKRRRKSTKAESASKQKVVPNVSAEATLTSTGGASALSSLVSSLKSKIVRPSTT; this is encoded by the exons ATGGGGAAGCCGAACAAGAAGGACAAGAAACTCCGTGCTGGGGAAGAATCCCGCGACTTGGACCTCGAGCG AGAAGAATCGTCCAAAGTCAAAATCGATGATCGGTTTGCCTCGGTCCTCACTGACGAGCGCTTTCAGTTGGACGTCCAAGACAAATACGGCCGTCGACGCAAACAGAAGGACAAGGCCACAGAAGAACTGAGTACGTTTTATACAGTTGAAGATGGTCATGACAAGCAATCTTTTGCTGAAACTGAGAAACTGGCGAACAACGGTAGTTCGGACGACTCTTCGGCGTCTTCCTCCGCCGAGGCATCGGAGCAAGGCGAACTagaagtcgacgaagatccGGCATCGCGAATCGCTTATTTAACTGCCCTCTCTCGTGGTGAAGTCGATGTCTCTTCATCGTCCGAAGGCGAGGGGGAAAGGGACGAAACGGATCGATCCCTGTCagacagcgacgacgaatcggTTGGCGGTAGTGAAGATCCAGTGCTCGGAATGGCGGGTGTCCTGGATCCATCGACGAACATCGAAGAGGAAGTGGAGTTGACAACAGAAGTTTCGCCGTTTCTTGCTGTCATGAACATGGACTGGATGAATGTGCGGGCAGTCGACATTTTTGCGATTGTGTCCAGCTTCACTCCACCAGGCGCGGTGAAAAAAGTTCAGGTTTATCCGAGTGATTTTGGCAGGGAACGCATGGCACAAGAGGAAAAGTTTGGTCCAGCAggtctttggaagaaatcaaaaacaaaaaacacTGGGGACAATATtaaagatgacgatgatgacaacGAGACAGATAATTTGAGTGCCGAAGATGGCGGTTACTTAACCAACTCTGAAGAAGATGGCGATTCTGTTCCGGAAAATATCGAGGGTACTCCTTCTATGACACTGCATAATTCGGGCAAGACCGACTTTGATCCTGAGAAACTACGTGCTTACGAGGCTTCGAGGCTCAAATACTACTTTGCTGTCGTCGAGTTCAGTAGTCCAGGTTATGCCGATGTTGCTTACAAAGAAGTTGACGGCTTGGAGTTTGAGTATTCGAGTTCTGCACTGGATCTCCGAGCAATTCCACCATCCAGTATTGACGACGTAACGAAAGAGCG TACAATTCGGGGCAAGCTTGGGGAGCTTTGGCGGAAACGGACGGACTTGAAAGCTTATCTTGCATCTGACAATTCGAGTGACGAAGAGGAGAATGAAAAAGCCGGCAAGTCGTCTCGAATGCGCAAGATGCTTGGCCTTgatagcgacgacgaagactccAATGGCACAGATCAGAATTCGGTTTCATCTGGTTCGTCgtccgaaaaagaaggagaggaaaaagaagacagTGCTTATATTAAAGAAGCACTCTTCATCCCGGGTAAAAGCACCCTAGAGGAATCAATTCGATCCAAACTTGAGAATAAGGAGGATGCCGTTGAGCTCACACCTTGGGAAAAGTACCAGGAAAAGCGAAAACTAAAAAAACGTGAAAAACGCAAGGAATCACGAGAAAAACGGAAAGAGATTAACGAGATCCGTAAAGGCGAAAAGCCAAGAAAGGAGAAGAGCGGTGACTCGTTTTTCATGGAAGCCAAGGAGAGTGAAGGAATAGACAATGATTTTCTCCCTTCGCAATCAAAAGGCGAGCTGGAACTCTTGGTGGCTGGTGAGAATGATGTTGGCGAAGATCGTGACTACGATATGCGAGGCCTGCAGCGTTTGGAAAAAAATAAAGACAAAAAGTTCACGGGATCCCGCAAACGTAATGAGGTGGCGCTGGCGGCGAATGTCACTGGTACCGAATTTCACGTCGACACCTCTGATCAACGGTTTAAGGCTGTCTTAGACGGTACGGATGATCGCTTTGGCATAGATAGAACTGATCCGAGCTTTAAAGAGACGCCTGCCATGCGAGAGATTTTGAAAGAGCAGACGTTACGACGAAAAGACaagcgacgaagaaaatcCACAAAGGCGGAGTCTGCTTCGAAGCAGAAAGTTGTACCCAATGTCAGCGCGGAAGCTACTTTGACATCGACTGGCGGTGCGTCAGCACTAAGTTCACTGGTGTCAAGTCTCAAATCAAAAATAGTCAGGCCAAGCACtacttaa
- a CDS encoding predicted protein: MIAASHYRRTNSDAKVRLVILYLLICRVASFSVKNTEQSSSCISLDNLQNKRVLVVGGSGRVGGSCVTQLVLRGSQVTVGGTNAERFLSSRKRWQSLFPDICEDLEEVDFVALNRERSESVQAVLSGYDLVVHTAGPFQGKVNTPNGVIEACVENGVPYIDVCDDYCTASAIKTKLAEKAKESKTPCIISTGCWPGVSSLMAKQLLQKSMQAYPDVDQRDISVKFSFFTAGSGGAGVTLLVATFLILAEKALTVVNGRRKVVTPMETYSTVHFGPVVGDKEVAHLNLLETASVADVLRIGNVQALFGTAPNFWNGLLGLMAKLPTQLLENEDLMRKLSMFSLPIVRLVDAFAGATNAMRCDISNTKNPDLFRCSAIYAHKNLEPCVGECVTAFAAAVLSGAVRDGIWFPEEAIQGGVDAAAVLAAASVGAHTVLVSSEGMELSLEQVWGTRRKETITMTST; this comes from the coding sequence ATGATAGCGGCTAGTCACTACCGACGCACCAACTCTGATGCGAAGGTGAGACTCGTCATACTCTACCTCTTGATATGTCGGGTGGCTAGCTTTTCTGTCAAGAATACGGAGCAATCGTCGAGTTGCATTTCGCTGGATAATCTTCAAAATAAACGAGTGTTGGTAGTGGGTGGATCAGGCCGAGTCGGGGGCAGTTGTGTCACTCAACTAGTGCTCCGAGGCTCGCAAGTGACGGTCGGGGGGACCAACGCGGAGCGCTTCCTAAGCTCGCGAAAACGATGGCAAAGTCTCTTTCCCGACATATGCGAGGACCTGGAAGAAGTGGATTTTGTTGCTCTCAATCGAGAGCGATCAGAATCGGTCCAAGCAGTCCTGAGCGGATATGATCTTGTCGTGCATACAGCAGGACCTTTTCAGGGAAAAGTTAATACGCCGAACGGAGTCATTGAAGCTTGCGTAGAGAATGGTGTGCCGTATATCGACGTGTGTGACGACTACTGCACAGCATCGGCAATTAAAACCAAGCTTGCGGAAAAGGCTAAAGAAAGCAAAACTCCATGCATCATTTCTACTGGATGTTGGCCGGGAGTATCCAGCCTCATGGCAAAACAACTTCTGCAAAAATCTATGCAAGCCTATCCTGATGTAGACCAGAGAGATATATCGGTCAAGTTTTCCTTTTTCACCGCGGGATCTGGCGGGGCAGGTGTCACGTTATTGGTTGCTACCTTTCTAATTCTCGCTGAAAAAGCTTTGACGGTCGTCAATGGCCGTCGAAAAGTCGTAACTCCCATGGAAACATATTCAACCGTGCATTTTGGGCCTGTTGTTGGTGATAAAGAAGTGGCGCACCTTAATTTGCTTGAAACAGCGTCGGTGGCCGATGTCTTGCGCATTGGCAACGTTCAGGCTCTCTTTGGTACCGCACCTAACTTTTGGAATGGTCTACTTGGCCTGATGGCGAAACTACCAACACAGCTACTCGAAAACGAGGACCTTATGCGCAAGCTCTCCATGTTTTCTCTGCCTATCGTGCGATTGGTGGATGCATTTGCGGGTGCTACCAATGCTATGCGCTGCGATATCTCCAACACAAAAAATCCTGATTTGTTTCGATGCTCGGCAATTTATGCCCATAAAAATCTGGAACCTTGTGTTGGCGAATGCGTCACAGCCTTCGCAGCTGCAGTTCTTTCTGGTGCTGTCCGGGACGGGATCTGGTTTCCGGAAGAAGCAATTCAGGGTGGCGTCGATGCGGCTGCCGTCTTGGCGGCGGCATCTGTCGGTGCGCATACCGTTCTAGTCAGTTCCGAAGGAATGGAATTGAGTCTAGAACAAGTGTGGGGCACCAGAAGAAAAGAAACTATAACAATGACGAGCACGTAG
- a CDS encoding predicted protein, with protein MRPVQGKVVGFRTIPASYVARKQLDTTHCKSSSSSLDNVDDMSALLTSRLPTSVDDQVRQAAESLKRAARDGQRRHAIRLLLPVIGATELDDWPGGARQMMQAAKPLVQSILATAVSDKVVDFQEILLDESDGVYAILGQVTDDAKKDMCAVLLPSGDTVSMLQKLESQVGDKRDLLLVNPYGFFETTPVPGEYLFAKTRMGKLTGPNWANEK; from the exons ATGAGACCTGTGCAAG GCAAGGTTGTTGGTTTTCGAACCATTCCAGCTTCTTACGTGGCGCGAAAACAACTTGATACGACGCACTGCAAgtcgtcatcctcatcgCTCGACAATGTTGACGACATGTCGGCACTCCTTACCTCACGATTACCTACGTCGGTTGACGATCAAGTACGTCAGGCTGCGGAGAGTTTGAAGCGGGCTGCACGGGACGGCCAACGGCGTCACGCCATTCGCTTGCTATTACCAGTGATTGGAGCCACTGAATTGGATGATTGGCCCGGCGGGGCTCGGCAAATGATGCAGGCTGCGAAGCCCTTGGTTCAAAGTATTTTGGCGACTGCCGTCAGCGACAAAGTTGTTGATTTTCAAGAAATTCTCTTGGACGAGAGTGATGGGGTCTACGCTATTTTGGGGCAGGTAACTGACGATGCCAAAAAGGATATGTGTGCCGTACTCTTACCTTCAGGTGATACTGTGTCAATGTTGCAAAAACTGGAATCCCAAGTTGGTGATAAACGTGATTTGTTGCTG GTGAATCCGTACGGATTCTTCGAAACTACCCCGGTCCCTGGAGAGTATTTATTCGCGAAGACGCGGATGGGAAAATTGACTGGACCGAATTGGGCCAACGAGAAGTAG